The stretch of DNA CAACAACCTCTAATACTAATTACTTGAACCACTTTACCCAACCATTAACGCAGCTTGTTGATACGTATCTAGAAAAAGATATGGATATGATGGTGAATGGTTACCAAAATGACCAAACATTCTTTGGCCTTGCAGTACTCAAAGACTGGAGTGAACGTGATGCCTCAGCAAAAGATATCATGACCCGTTTCCAAAGTGACATTAAGACCATTCCAGGCCTGCAAGTTTATACTTTCTCGCCACCAGATTTACCTGGAACAGCGCAAGGTTTGCCGTTTCAAATGATCTTAAAAACACCGACGGGTACCTATAAAGATCTGTATCAGTACGCTGAAAAAATGAAAGATTACGCAATCAAGAGCGGAAAATTCATCTATGTTCAGAATGATTTAGACTTTAGTAAGCCACAGATTGAAGTCAGTATTGATCGCGACAAAGCCGCATTAATGAATGTTGATACGCAACAAATTGGTTTAGTGTTATCACGTTATTTAAGTGAAGGTTTCGTCAACTACTTTGCCTTGAACGAACGCAGCTATCAGGTCATTACTCAAGTACCACAAGATGACCGCCGAATTGCAAAAGACTTAACGCAGTACTACGTCAAATCAGCAAATGAACAGATGGTGTCATTAGCGTCATTAGTCACCATTACCAAGAGTGTTCAACCATCAGCGGTTGATCAGTTCCAGCAACTAAACAGCGCGATGATTGAAGCTAAAATGATGCCTGGAGTCAGTATTGGTGAAGCCTATACTGTGATGGCTGAAGCTGCAGAGCAAATATTACCTAAGTCGTATAGCACAGATGCTTCTGGGCAGCTGCGTCAGTTCTTAGATGAAGGTTCATCACTAATAGCGACATTCTTCTTAGCTATTATTATTATTTACTTAGTATTAGCTGCGCAGTTTGAAAGTTTTCGTGACCCACTTGTCGTATTGACCAGTGTGCCACTGTCTATTTTTGGTGCCATGATCCCATTGTACTTAGGTCTTGATACCTTAAATATCTATACCGAGGTCGGTCTGGTTACCTTAATCGGCCTCATCAGTAAGCACGGGATCTTGATTGTTGAGTTTGCTAACCAACTTCAAGCTGAAAATGGTTACAGTAAACGCGAAGCTGCCGTTAAAGCTGCTGCAGTGCGACTCAGACCAGTATTGATGACAACTGCCGCCATGGTCATTGGTGTAGTACCTTTGTTAGTTGCTGTTGGCGCTGGCGCAGAAAGTCGTTTTGCCATTGGTTTGGTGATCACCGTCGGTATGTCAATTGGTACCTTGTTTACATTGTTTGTATTGCCAACGGTTTATACCTTCTTGGCACAAGACCATAGACAAGACATTGAAGTGACAGACCAAAGTAACCCTGCGAAAACAGACGCTACAGCGTAGATAAAGTCTTAGGAAGATGATCTCAGTGCGACCTTAATAAGTAAGGTCAAACCAATAAAGCCTAGAGCCTTGCTCTAGGCTTTTTGCTATTCAAACAATGGTTGCATTAAACAATGAGTTGAAGCTTAGTAATTCGATAAGTCAGCCCATAAATACACAAGCTAAGTAAGCAGTAAATGCTATCTGATCTAGAAATTGATTTTGACCTATAAACCCGAACTGACTATGGAATCGGCCTAATAAGAATAACAATATAGAGAGGATGTCACTTCTCTACAGAAGTGACTAACACAGCCATGCCATCATTATCATTCAAACCCGCGTTACTGGCTGTTTTACTGCTATTTGGACTACTACAATTTGGGCTGATGCCATCAGTACAAGCGGCAGGATCTTTTTATGCAACTCAAGCCTTACAATCTCAATCCCCACAAGCATTCGCCCTGCAACCTGAAGCTCAAACATTTGTATTAGCTGCTCAATCTAAAACAATTGCAGATGCCAACAAATTAGTTAAGCTCATCTTGGCTGATGGTAATCGATATTAAATCACCTGATTATATGTGTATTAGTCAGCGGGCAAAAACCGTGGATATCGCCTATAGAATGCCCGCCAGCGGACCCGATGGCTGGCACCAATAATTACTGTAGTGGGTAAAACATCACGGCATGCCGGCCTAAGTACTAAAACCTAAAGAACTAACACCTAAAGAGCTAAGTTCTGATTTGGCCATTCCCCTCAACCAGATATTTTTCTGCGGTTAAAGACTCTAATCCCATGGGGCCATAAGCATGTAATTTTGTGGTTGCGATACCAATTTCAGCACCTAAACCAAGTTCACTGCCATCTGAAAAACGTGAAGAGGTATTTATCATCACCACAGAAGCGTCAACACATTGTTGAAACTTCAGTGCTCGTTGTCTGTTCTCAGTACAAATCACTTCTGTATGATGACTGCCAAAGCGATGAATATGCTCTAACGCTCCTTCCATTTCATCAACCACTTTTATGGCAATTTCTAAGCTTAAATATTCCTGGCCAAAATCTGCATCATTAAGTAAATTTGCCGACTCAAAAAATGTAAGACTTTGCTGACACGCATTGATGCGGACATCATGTAACTTAAGCGCTTTGGCAACTAAAGGCATAAAATCATTAAGGATGGCTTTATGCACAATCAGTCCCTCTAATGCATTACACACTCCTGTTCGCTGGGTTTTACCATTAAGTAATAAATCTAATGCTTTTTTAAAATCCGCTTCTTTATCAACGTATAAATGACAAACACCTTTAAAGTGTTGAATCACTGGGATTTTACTATTGTCAGTAACAAAATTAATCAGTCCTTCACCGCCACGAGGAATAATCACATTGATGTATTCTCTTTGCTGCATTAAATCCATCAGTAAGGCTCTATCAGCATTCGGAATAACAGTAATCAAGGCTTCTGGTAAATTGAATTTAGCTAATACTTTATGTAATACAGCAGCAATGGCTTTACTGGATCCTAGGGCTTCTTTACCGCCACGTAAAATGACTGCATTGCCTGATTTAAAACATAATGCCCCCGCATCAGCGGTGACATTGGGGCGCGCCTCATAAATCATGCACACCACGCCCAAAGGTATTCTCATTTTGCTAATTTTAATGCCGTTTGGTCGAGTGCCCATGTCGCGAATTTGACCCACGGGATCAGGTAAATGGGCAATGGTTTCAATGCCTTCGGCCATGGCTTCAATTCGCTCAGCATTGAGGGTCAGTCTGTCGATCATCGAATCGGCTAACTGGTGCTCTTTTGCCTGTAATAAATCTGCTTTATTCGCTTCGATAATGGCTGCTTGATTGTTTCTAATCTCATCAGCCATCTGTTGTAAAATAGTATTTTTCGTTGCTTCAGTCAGTTGCAATAATGCCCGTGCGGCGCGATTTGCATTGGCTGATAATGTTGAGATTAAACTCATGCTCTCTCCAAAACGGCTAAATTTATTTGTGAAATGATTGAATTGTTTTGTGGCTGACTACCTGAAGTTATACTGCTATCAGCTTGCTGCATGAGATAGTTAAGCAAACAACTGCTGTAATTGGATGTCGCTTTCGCCACTTGTGAGCCGTCATAGGTGCGGAGCAAAATGGTATCCCCCACTGCAAACTCCCCTTTTACCGAAAGAATGCTGGCACTGGTGATAACATCATCATGCTGGCTTAGCGCCGCATGTTGATCTTCAATAACCACCTCACCTCGTTCGCGCACAGTGTGGGTCATCCAATGTTGCTCTGGTGACATAGGGGTTTTACAAGACACAAAATGCGAACCTGGGTTTTCATCTTGCAACAAGGCGCTAAAGGCTTGATGATTGAAGCCATTAACAATGTAAGTATCAATGCCATGGGCAACTGCTTTTTCAGCCGCTTCTATTTTGGTTTTCATGCCGCCAGTGCCCATTGAGCTGGTTGCGCCGCCCGCCATTTGATAAATTGACTCATCAATCACATCAATGGTTTTAATTAATTTAGCATCAGCATGTTGCTGGGGATTTTTATCAAACAACCCATCAACGTCGGTACAAAGGATTAAGCCATCAGCCCCCGTCGATGCCGCAACCATAGCAGCGAGATTATCGTTATCACCGACTTTTAACTCTTCAGAAGTCACCGTATCGTTTTCATTTACGATAGGTAATACCCCATGATCCAATAAGGATTCGATGGTTTCTTTAATGCTGGCATAGCGCTCTTTATTACATAAGTCTGCATTGGTAAGAAGAATTTGCGCGGTGGGGAAATCAAATAACTTATCCCATACTGCCATCATATTGGTTTGTCCGGCTGCAGCCATTGCCTTTTTTAGGGCGATTGACGGTGATTTAATATCAATCCATTGACGACCAGCAGCAACTGAACCTGAAGAAACCAAAATAACTTGCTTACCCTGCTTACGACAACGAAGTATAAATTGCGCAATACTCAGCAGGTGATGCGAACTACAACCATTGTTTTCAGGGGCAATTAACGCACTACCCACCTTTATCACCAATCGTTGATTGGATTTAATAGACATGAGTAGACCTTATGATAATTGTTGAATTAATTGATGATTAACATCTTTAAATGTTTTTTGAACTTCAGCAGATGGTGCTTTGGTCATTAAACTCACTAACCAAATCGATACTGCACTAATGATAAAACCTGGCAACATTTCATAAATCACACTGCTTAAGGTTTCGCCATTGGCCAACACGGGAGCAAAAATCCAAAATAGAACCGTAACTGTACCAGTAATAATGCCGGCTAATGCACCTTCGTAGGTTACTTTTTGCCATAACAAACTGAATAAAATCAGTGGCCCAAATGCTGCCCCAAATCCGGCCCAAGCATTACTTACGATAGATAAAATGCTACTCGATGGATTCATTGCGATAAAAGAGGCCACAACAGCAACACCAAATACGCAAAGTCGGCCAATATTCACTGCCGTTTTATCGGATACTGCTTTTTTGCTGTAGGCACGATAGATATCTTCTGTTAGTGAACTTGAAGAAACCAGCAATTGCGATGAAATTGTACTCATCACCGCTGCTAAAATTGCCGCTAGTAAAAAGCCACCAATTAAAGGATGAAACAACACTTCAGAAAAGAAAATAAAAATAGTTTCAGGATCGGCGAGTGTAACTTCAAATTTTCGAGTATAAGCCACCCCCGTCAAGCCTGTCGCTAATGCGCCAATGATGGTGACTATCATCCAACTCATACCGATACGTCGAGCTTTTTTAATATTTTTAACTGAGTCTATGGCCATAAACCTAACAATAATATGAGGCTGACCAAAATAGCCAAGTCCCCATGCCAAGCTAGACAGTAAAGAAACCATGGTTAAATCAGATAAGCTTTCACTAAAGGAAGGAATCGTCTCAAGAGAATAGCTCATCATACTTGATGGACTATCAAAATTCGTGTAAGCAACAGCAGGGACTAAAATGAGTGCGATAAACATAATCACACCTTGTACAAAGTCAGTCATGCTTACGGCTAAAAAGCCCCCCATCAAGGTATAAGCAACCACCACCAGCATGGTAATCACCACACCGGTTTGATAGTTCATTGCAAACGCGGTTTCAAATAACTTACCACCACCGACAAGACCTGCAGAGGTATATAAGGTGAAAAATATGATGATGACGACAGCTGAAATCAGACGAATAACGCCATTTTCTTTATCGAACCGTTTACCAAAGAAATCTGGCAGAGTTAAAGAGTCATTGGTTGTTTCTGTGTACAAACGCAATTTAGGCGCAACAAGTTTGTAGTTTGCCCATGCGCCAACCACTAAGCCTAGTGCAACCCAAATAGTATCAAAACCTGAAACAAAAATGGCGCCGGGTAAACCCATTAGCATCCAACCACTCATATCAGATGCACCTGCAGATAATGCAGTCACTTGAGGACTCACTTGTCTGCCACCCAACATATATTCGGAAAGATTTGAAGTAGATGTTTTAGCGGCATAGATACCGATACCTAACATGAGTACAAAATAAATCCCTAATGAAAGATAGGTATATTCCATTACTTAGACGCCTTAATGATTTTTGTTAGCGGATAAAAAATATAAGTACCAAGAATTAACCATAAACATAGTAATCCCACTGTATGTTTTGCTATTTCAACTGAACGTGTTGTAAATTTTTGCAGATAACTGGGGCTGTCGCATGAACGGATTTCGCCTTGCATTTAATTCTACCTCTAATGATTAGTGATCTAACCATTATGTTATAGACTTATTACACTAATATCAACCGGCCAAAGTTAAATCACTGTTTTACAAGACCTTAATGTTTAGGCGGTTTCTCAGAATGAAAATAAATCATTTTATTCAATGCCATCATTAAGTGAGGGATAGTTGTTAAAATGAAAAACACTTAGTATTCGACAAGAAATACTGCCAATACCAAGCGCAATAATTTCGCAGGTCACTCCGCGAAAATTTAAATCACGTTAATCAAAACAAAGGCTTGAAGTCAGGGTAAGATCACGAGGTTTTACCTTGACTTAAGTTTGTGACCTTATACTTCTTTATGATAAGAAGTATAAGGTCACATGTCGCAAATACCGCTCTTCAAGTACTTTTCAAATATCGATGACCCTCGCCAGCAAGGCTAAAGTGGGACATATGCTCTTTGATATTCTATTTCTTGATCAGTGCAGTGATCGCAGGTAGCCAAGGTTGGGAGGACATTGAGGACTTCACACACGAGCGATTGGATTGACTGCGTCAATTTGTCCCTTTTAAGAACGGTATTCCTAAACATGACACGATAGCGATCAGCAAGATCGATATGGTTAAGTTTCAATCATCCTTCTCTCTATGGATGAAAGATTGTTATCTATACACCCTTAATAGGCTAGATTTATATAATGTGCTTTTTGTTTTCATCGCCATCAACGGCTTGCTTTATTTGGGGGGGATATATGCGCCAGATCAACGTCGATTGGTTCAGACTATTTCGCTACTCATTATTATTCATAGCCTTTAGCGCTGTTGTGACGATAGTAATGCTGCTTTATTTTTCAACTAGTCTTGATGAAGCTTTGCGTAAAGGCTTAATGCTAACGCTAGAGGAGCTAGAGATAAGCTTCGAGTTGAGCTTAACCCTGTTTATTTACATTAGTTTTCCGCTATTGCTGTTTCGATTTATGTACTATTTTTCAAAAATGCTGTATCGAGGAAGACTGAAAGGCGTGTCAATGATCAGCTATAAAACGTTGTTTAATCCTATGAATTTTTTACTCTTTCCAAGTTTACTCAACCCAGACGGTCTGTTATATCGCAGACGTTGCTTATTGGCGCTGCTACTCATGATATTAATCTATCTGATTATTATACTCATAACCTAAGCTCTTCTTTCGGCTACTTAATCTGTTGTAGAAATTGTACCGCGTTGTCCAGCTCTCGCGTTCTAGCCATTGGCGGTAGCGAGTTTAGAAATGCTTGCCCATAAGGTCGATTAACAATGCGGTTATCACATAAAATAAGTACACCGCGATCTTTTTCATCGCGAATTAATCGGCCAACCCCCTGATTGAGAGAGATAACCGCTTGCGGCAGTGAGATCTCGGTAAAGGGGTCTTTACCTTCACGTGAAATACTCTCACTACGGGCACGATAGAGATTATCTTCCGGTGACACAAAGGGTAATTTGTCGATGATCACGCAGCTAAGCAGCTTGCCTCTAACATCAACTCCCTCCCAAAATGCCCCCGTACCAAGTAATACTGCATTGCCCAATTGACGATACTTTTTTAATAGGCTTTGCTTGTTCGCTTGTCCTTGTACCAGCAATGGGTAAGACACCCGCCGTTGTAACTCGATAGCCACCAGCTTAAGCATTCGATGGCTGGTGAATAAGATAAAGGTGCGACCTTTTGCTGCTTCAATCGCTCTAATGCATACATCGACAAATTGCGGTAGGATCGCATTATGGTTACTGACGCTGGCAAGATGCCGAGGGACGCAAAACAACGCATTGTTGGCGTAATCAAATGGGCTTTGTAGTAACAGCTCCTTGCACTTACCGATGCCTAGTTGCTTGGTAAACAGGCTTAAGTCTTGATTTATCTGTAAGGTTGCCGACGTAAAGATCCACGCGATATTCTCATCAAACAGCTTTTTACACTCCTTGGCGACATCAATGGGCGCGATCCTAAGCATGAGATAACGATGACCATAATCAATACTGTACGCCGCTTGATTGTTCTCACACAGAAAAAATAGCTGTAACTTTGCCGTATTAGCATCAAGTTTTTCAAGCGCATCATCCAAATTATCACTGCGGCCAACGTGTCCTTGTAATAAGGCTTGCAGTGCATTTAGCTCTTTTAGCAGCGACCAAGACTGGACTGACAAGGCTTTATTGCTCAGCATTCGGCGCCAATCAGTGTCTCCAGTGGCAAAGAGTGCCTGATGCCATTCATTTAACAGCGTTAAACAACGTGCGCTTAATAGCTCGATCTGCTTTGCATCGCGTAATTCAGTACGATAAATATCGGCGAAACGTTCAAGCAGTTCAGCAATTTGCCGAGTTGAGCACTGCTGACCAAAATAGTTGACGGCGATATCGGGGAGTAAATGGGCTTCGTCAAAAATAACCACATCAGAGTCTGGGAGTAACTCTGCAAAGCCAGTTTCTTTTATGATCCTATCAGCCAAGAACAGGTGATGATTCACCACAATGATCCGCGCATCCATCGCACGATTACGTGCTTTGCGGGTAAAACAGACATCATAATGGTCGCAACGCTGACCAATACAGGTCTCTTTTGCACTATTAATCAATGGCAATGCCGCTGAGTTTTCAGAAACCGACGTTAAGCCGCCAAGGTCGCCGTCAATGGTCCGTCCTGCCCATTGATTGATCCTCAGTAAATCATCAAGAATTTGAGTATCCATCGAGCTTGCACCAGATAACTCTGTCTCCATAAGATGCTGACATAAATAGTTATTGCGGCCTTTAAGTAGCGCCACTTTAGGCGTGAGGCCTAGCATCAACAGTAATGCCGGAAGATCTTTATAAAACAGCTGTTCTTGCAGATTTTTACTGCCCGTACTCACGATAATCTGCTTACTGCTCAGCAGCGCAGGAATGAGGTAGGCAAACGTTTTACCGACTCCAGTGCCCGCTTCAACGACTAAATTATCGCGACTGCTTATCGACTCACTGACCGCTTCAGCCATCTGTTGCTGCACTTCGCGGCGACTAAACCCTTTAATGGCTTTTGCCAGCGCGCCGTCAGCAGAAAAAGTCGTCGCGACTTGCTGTGTCAATTTAACGCTCAAAAGCCACCGTACTTAGTTGTCATAGAGTCCAACATTATTGCCATTAAAAATAAAAATCGGTGAAGTGTAACGTAAGCCGCTTTTTGGTTAAATACCCTAGCCGATATGCAACGCCTCAAAAAAGAATTATACCCGCCGAAATAGTTAGCTATAACTGTCTTGTCATCAAAACAGACAGCAGCGCATTTATCTGAGTGCTAAAAAAGTGACATTTAGATGAACATTACTCATATGCCAAAATAGTAGTTGCAATCAGTGATGAAACTGATTAATTTAAATGCATCGCAGATTGAAGATCTTCTTCAGCTGGCAGATATTACGGTCATCAGACCCAAACGTTTATTACATTATTGAGATAAGAATATGACACAGCTTACGAACGCTATCCATCATCACCACCATATGCGGTAGCCTTCGGAAGCTCACTGCCGAAGGACTCATTCCTTCTGGCGGTTGATTCAAGAAAAATCAAAAACCCCTGGAAGGAATTCCAGGGGTTTTTTGGTTTCAGATTAACAGATTGTTTTATAAAAATTTTTGAATCAACTTAAAGGAAGTCACCATGTCAGAGTCAAATAGATTAAGAATAGCCATCCAAAAGTCAGGTCGTTTATCGAAAGAGTCGCTGAAATTATTAAAAAGCTGTGGCGTTAAATTCAATATCAATGAACAGCGACTCATCGCCCACGCTGACAACATGCCAATCGATCTGCTACGAGTTCGAGATGATGATATTCCAGGCCTAGTGATGGACGGCGTGGTAGATTTAGGCTTTATTGGCGAAAATGTATTAGAAGAGGAGCAAATTGAGCGTCAAACCTTAGGAAAGCCAGCAGAATGTATCAAATTACGTCAGCTTGATTTTGGTGCTTGCCGTTTATCACTCGCTGTTCCTAACGAGTTTAGCTACCAAGATGCTAACTCACTGGAAGGCCTGCGCATTGCAACATCTTATCCCAACATACTTCGTCGCTTCATGCAGGAAAAAGGCATTACCTATAATGATTGTATGCTAAAGGGCTCGGTTGAAGTGGCGCCCCGAGCTGGATTGTCTGACGCAATATGTGACCTCGTATCAACGGGCGCAACATTGGAAGCCAATGGATTATACGAAACTGATGTCATCTATCAGTCAATGGCGTGTCTCATTCAGTCAACAAAAAGCCAGCCAGATGATAAGCAAGCGCTGATCAATAAAATACTGTCGCGTATTAATGGTGTCGTCCGTGCTAAAGAGAGCAAATATATCCTGCTACACGCACCGACCGAAACACTAGAACAAATTGTAGCGCTACTTCCTGGCGCAGAAAACCCAACCATATTGCCACTAAAAGATGATAGTAATCGCGTCGCCATTCACGCTGTCAGCACAGAAGATCTCTTCTGGGACACCATGGAAGAGCTAACACAGTTAGGTGCCAGCTCAATTCTTGTTATGCCTATCGAAAAAATGATGGGGTAAGCTGATGGACATCCTCAATTGGCAAACGCTAACGCCCAGCGCAAAACAAGCAGCACTATTAAGATCGCCTTTAATTGGTGATGCAAATCTAGAGCAAAGCGTTGCGACGATTATTGAAGCGGTCGTTAATGATGGCGATCAGGCATTGCGTCGTTTCAATAAGCAGTTTGATAACGTCAATATTGACCAACTTAAACTGTCAAAAGATGAAATAGCCAACGCCTGCGCTGCAGTGCCCGAACAACTTAAACAGGCGATTGCGCAGGCCAAAGGTAATATCAAGGCTTTTCATCAAGCGCAGATCTCAACCAAGGTTGATATTGAAACTCAGCCAGGGGTGCGTTGTGAGCTGAGAACTGAGCCAATTGAGAAGGTCGGACTCTATATTCCAGGGGGCACAGCGCCGTTAATTTCAACGGTACTCATGCTAGCACTGCCCGCAAAAATCGCCGGCTGTGCCAAGCGAGTTTTGGTCAGCCCACCGCCGATCAACGACGCCATTATCTATGCTGCCAATGCTTGTGGTATTACCGAAATCTATCAAGTTGGCGGCGCTCAAGCGATAGCCGCACTGGCTTTTGGCACCGAGTCAGTGCCGCAGGTCGATAAGATTTTTGGCCCTGGTAACCGTTTTGTCACCGAAGCAAAGCGCGCAGTGAGCCAAGATAATCGCGCAACGGTCAGTATCGATATGCCCGCAGGCCCCTCTGAGGTATTGGTCATTGCCGATGCTGATGCTAATGCCGAATTCGTTGCTGCCGATCTGTTGTCGCAAGCAGAACACGGCCCTGACTCCCAAGTCATGCTCGTTACCGACTCAAGCATACTTGCAGACCAGGTTAATCAGGCATTAACCCAGCAACTCGCGCTACTTTCTCGCTCAGAGGTGGCTAAAACGGCGCTCGGTTGCAGCCGCACATTGCTGGTTAACGATATGCGCGAGGCTGCAGCAGTATCTAATCTGTATGGGCCTGAACACCTGATTATTCAAACGGCATCACCAAGAGACGTACTTGCTAATATTCGTGCAGCGGGTTCTGTGTTTCTAGGGGCTTATACGCCAGAATCTGTGGGGGATTATGCCAGTGGTACTAATCACGTATTACCCACATACGGCTACAGCAAAACGGTTTCAAGCTTGTCTTTAGCGGATTTTAGCCGCCGATTTACGGTACAAGAACTGACCCCTGCAGGCTTAGTCTCTTTAAGCGATACCGTGATGATATTGGCCGCAGCAGAGCAGCTCGATGCTCATAAAAATGCGGTTGCGCTGCGTATTGCCGCAATCAACAACCAAGCTCTGGAGGCGTGATGACAACTGCAAAAAACCTTGCCCAGCGCCTAGCCAGACCAGAACTGTTAGATCTACAAATCTATCAATCTGCGCGGCGTATCGGTGGTCAAGGAGATATCTGGATCAACGCCAATGAATCACCGTTTAATAACAGCAGTTTAGAAGGCGTAAACCGCTATCCAGAGTGCCAACCCTCTGCATTGATAGACGCTTATAGCCGCTATAGTGGTGTTGCTAATAATTGCATATTAACGGGACGCGGCGCAGATGAAGCGATTGAAATCCTCATTCGTACTTTTTGTACTCCAGCACAAGATGCGATTGCAACTTTCGGCCCTACTTATGGCATGTATGCCATCAGTGCAAAGACCGCCAATGTCGCCGTAACCGCGCTGCAATTGACTGATGATTTCCAGCTGCCAAGTGACTATGCCTCTCAACTCGACGACTGTGCCTATAACGCAAACACCAAAATTGTGTTTATCTGCAACCCGAATAATCCAACCGGCAGCGTTATCGCTAAAGCCGAACTTATCAAGGTGATTGACAGTAACCCTGAGCGGATCATTGTCGTCGATGAAGCGTATATTGAGTTTAGCCCCGAGTATTCGGTAGCTGATCTTGTTGAAAGTAGAGCCAACCTAGTGGTACTGCGTACCTTGTCAAAAGCATTTGCGTTAGCGGGCGCCCGTTGTGGATTTTTACTGGCAAATCCTGACATTATTGATATGTGCATGCGAGTGATCGCCCCCTACCCGGTGCCGCTCCCCGTGAGTGATTTAGCGGTAAAAGCACTCAGCCCGCAAGGGTTACTGACGATGCAAAGCCAAGTTGATGACATGAGCCAGCAAGGCTTGCGGTTAGCACACGCTTTACAAGCCTATGGTGCGACGGTAGTGAATGCACATGGCAACTACGTATTGGCCCAATTTAGCGATAAAACGACCGTGCAACAAAAATTGACTCAAG from Shewanella sp. Choline-02u-19 encodes:
- the hisC gene encoding histidinol-phosphate transaminase — encoded protein: MTTAKNLAQRLARPELLDLQIYQSARRIGGQGDIWINANESPFNNSSLEGVNRYPECQPSALIDAYSRYSGVANNCILTGRGADEAIEILIRTFCTPAQDAIATFGPTYGMYAISAKTANVAVTALQLTDDFQLPSDYASQLDDCAYNANTKIVFICNPNNPTGSVIAKAELIKVIDSNPERIIVVDEAYIEFSPEYSVADLVESRANLVVLRTLSKAFALAGARCGFLLANPDIIDMCMRVIAPYPVPLPVSDLAVKALSPQGLLTMQSQVDDMSQQGLRLAHALQAYGATVVNAHGNYVLAQFSDKTTVQQKLTQAGVIARIYSDSRLADSIRFSFSNRSQTDYLISLFSASN